The Tamandua tetradactyla isolate mTamTet1 chromosome 5, mTamTet1.pri, whole genome shotgun sequence genome window below encodes:
- the OR10C1 gene encoding olfactory receptor 10C1 has product MNANISMVTGFILVGFSHLADFQSLLFSLFLTIYLLTVVGNLLIMTLVSADSALQSPMYFFLRILSALEIGYTSVTIPLLLHHLLTGQCHIPRSGCALQMFFFLFFGATECCLLAAMAYDRYAAICKPLRYPLLLSRRVCLQLAGSAWACGAMVGLGHTSFIFSLPFCGPNAIPHFFCEIQPVLQLVCGDTSLNELQIILAAALIILCPFGLILGSYGRILVTIFQIPSVAGRRKAFSTCSSHLIVVSLFYGTAIFIYIRPKASYDPATDPLLSLFYAVVTPILNPIIYSLRNADVKAALKRTIKKMGPAEM; this is encoded by the coding sequence ATGAATGCAAACATCTCTATGGTGACTGGATTCATCCTTGTAGGCTTCTCCCACTTGGCTGACTTCCAGAgcctgctcttctctctctttctcaccatCTACCTTCTCACTGTGGTAGGCAACCTCCTCATCATGACACTAGTCTCAGCTGATTCTGCCCTCCAAtctcccatgtacttcttccttcgAATCCTCTCAGCCCTGGAGATTGGCTACACCTCTGTCACCATCCCTTTGCTGCTTCACCACCTTCTCACTGGCCAGTGTCACATCCCCCGCTCTGGTTGTGCCCTCCAGatgttcttctttctcttttttggtgCCACAGAGTGTTGTCTTCTGGCAgcaatggcctatgaccgctatgcaGCCATCTGCAAACCTCTCCGCTACCCATTATTGCTGAGCCGACGGGTGTGCCTACAACTGGCAGGGTCAGCGTGGGCCTGTGGAGCAATGGTGGGACTGGGCCACACCTCCTTTATCTTCTCCTTGCCCTTCTGTGGCCCCAATGCCATCCCACACTTCTTCTGTGAGATTCAGCCAGTCCTACAACTGGTGTGTGGAGACACTTCACTTAATGAATTACAGATAATCCTGGCCGCTGCCCTTATCATCCTCTGCCCCTTTGGCCTCATCCTGGGTTCTTATGGGCGTATCTTAGTTACTATCTTCCAGATCCCATCTGTTGCTGGCCGCAGAaaggccttctccacctgctctTCCCACCTGATTGTGGTCTCCCTCTTCTATGGCACAGCCATCTTCATCTACATCCGCCCTAAGGCCAGCTATGATCCAGCCACTGACCCTCTTCTGTCCCTCTTCTATGCTGTGGTCACCCCCATCCTCAATCCCATCATCTATAGCCTGCGAAACGCTGATGTCAAGGCTGCTCTGAAGAGGACCATCAAAAAAATGGGACCTGCAGAAATGTGA